A window of the Cryptococcus decagattii chromosome 6, complete sequence genome harbors these coding sequences:
- a CDS encoding pyruvate dehydrogenase (acetyl-transferring) E1 component, alpha subunit, translating into MSFSLRARGLRAATRSIGVKPLRSTLPQVRYVQIDADKSSPMHELPSSGSEPFKVQLHADSFHSYRCDAPPPETTVTKDELVSMYHTMVQMRRMEQAADALYKQKLIRGFCHLAIGQEAVSVGMETAIDDKDRVITSYRCHTFAVLRGGTIKGVLAELMGRKDGMSFGKGGSMHIFTPTFFGGNGIVGAQVPVGAGVALAQKYNKEKAATFALYGDGASNQGQVFEAFNMAKLWNLPCVFVCENNKYGMGTSAERSSMNTQFFTRGDKIPGLQVNGMDILAVREATKWAKDWVTSGKGPLLMEFVTYRYGGHSMSDPGTTYRTREEVQQMRSSQDAIAGLKKYILEWGVTDEASLKAIDKSAKEEVDAAVEEAKKSPFPDQVEFWSDIYYKGSEPTHMRGREKEEVHYYNKSA; encoded by the exons AtgtccttctccctccGTGCTCGTGGCCTCCGAGCCGCTACTCGATCCATCGGCGTC AAGCCTCTTCGTTCCACCCTTCCCCAGGTGCGATACGTCCAGATCGATGCCGACAAGTCTTCTCCCATGCACGAACTCCCTTCGTCTGGTTCTGAGCCT TTCAAGGTCCAGCTCCACGCCGACTCTTTCCACTCTTACCGATGTGACGCCCCTCCTCCTGAGACCACTGTTACCAAGGATGAGTTGGTCAGCATGTACCACACCATG GTTCAGATGCGACGAATGGAACAAGCCGCCGACGCCCTTTACAAGCAAAAGCTTATCCGAGGTTTCTGCCACCTTGCCATCGGCCAGGAAGCCGTTTCCGTCGGTATGGAGACCGCCATCGATGACAAGGACCGAGTTATCACCTCTTACCGATGCCACACTTTCGCCGTCCTCCGAGGTGGTACCATCAAGGGTGTCCTCGCCGAGTTGATGGGCCGAAAGGACGGTATGTCTTTCGGTAAGGGTGGCTCTATGCACATCTTCACCCCTACTTTCTTCGGTGGTAACGGTATCGTCGGTGCCCAG GTTCCCGTTGGTGCCGGTGTTGCCCTTGCCCAAAAGtacaacaaggagaaggctgcTACTTTTGCCCTCTACGGTGACGGTGCCTCTAACCAAGGCCAAGTCTTTGAGGCCTTCAACATGGCCAAGCTTTGGAATCTCCCCTGTGTCTTTGTCTGTGAGAACAACAAGTACGGTATGGGTACTTCTGCCGAGCGATCTTCTATGAACACTCAGTTCTTCACCCGTGGTGACAAGATTCCCGGTCTCCAA GTTAACGGTATGGACATCCTCGCTGTCCGAGAGGCCACCAAGTGGGCCAAGGATTGGGTTACTTCCGGCAAGGGTCCCCTCCTCATGGAGTTTGTCACTTACCGATACGGTGGCCACTCCATGTCCGACCCCGGTACGACTTACCGAACCCGAGAAGAGGTCCAGCAAATGCGATCTTCCCAGGACGCGATTGCCGGCTTGAAGAAGTACATTCTCGAATGGGGAGTGACTGATGAGGCTAGCTTGAAGGCGATTGACAAGTCTGCCAAAGAGGAGGTTGATGCCGCCGTTGAGGAGGCTAAGAAGAGTCCTTTCCCTGACCAGGTTGAGTTCTGGAGTGACATCTAC TACAAGGGTTCCGAACCCACTCACATGCGTGGtagggagaaggaggaagtcCACTACTACAACAAGTCCGCTTAA